In the genome of Hyphomonas sp. Mor2, one region contains:
- a CDS encoding PepSY-associated TM helix domain-containing protein, translated as MKLNLKRLLRQIHYWLSLAIAVPAVIIFTAGIFLMLKKEIAWIQPPTETGIVSGEVPAVSFDQMLEAARTHPEAQIQDWTDIDRIDLRVGKGIAKLRANSGWEVQVDTRSGEVLNVAYRRSDLIEQIHDGSFFSNTVKLYIFLPTGVILILMWGTGLYLFLLPRFRKKKKPVTDS; from the coding sequence ATGAAGCTGAACCTGAAACGTCTTCTGCGCCAAATCCATTATTGGCTCTCGCTGGCCATAGCGGTTCCCGCGGTGATCATTTTTACCGCGGGCATTTTCCTCATGCTGAAAAAGGAAATTGCCTGGATCCAACCGCCGACGGAGACCGGCATTGTGTCTGGCGAAGTCCCGGCGGTCAGCTTCGATCAAATGCTCGAGGCCGCGCGAACCCACCCCGAGGCTCAGATCCAGGACTGGACCGATATTGATCGGATCGATCTACGGGTCGGCAAGGGCATTGCGAAACTGCGGGCCAATTCGGGCTGGGAAGTCCAAGTCGACACCCGTTCGGGGGAAGTATTGAACGTTGCTTATCGACGCTCCGATCTGATCGAACAGATCCATGACGGGTCCTTCTTCTCCAATACGGTCAAGCTGTACATCTTCCTGCCCACCGGGGTGATTTTGATCCTGATGTGGGGAACGGGCCTGTATCTCTTCCTGCTGCCTCGGTTTCGCAAAAAGAAGAAGCCGGTCACCGATTCCTAA